CAGTCGAGTTTGAAGGTCTTGAGGGCTGCGACCAGCACGATATCCTTCAGGGCATTGATGCCGATGAAGGAAATCGCATGCGCGAGCGATTCGATTTTGGTGCCGCGACTGGAAACGAGGTTATTGGCGATTTTCAGGACCTGCGAGGCCAGCAGGGGATCCTGTTTAGCCACGGCAGCCAGCCTGGACGCTGAGGTGTTTTCATCCTGAATCAGGGTCTGAATTTCCATCACATAGCTGGGAATGCGCGGCAGATCTTTCATATTCGGGATCTGGTTGAAGACGGACTGCGCGGCGCCGCTCAGCTGCTTGGTGGGATTATACCAATCATACTTGCCCTTGATGATCATATTGGTCGAATTGCAGGTGCAATTGAACCAAAGATGACCCGACTCGCAAACCCGCCAGCGCGAGGTATTGTTCAGAAAATCCTCGGGCGACATAAACTTGCGACCGCAGGTATTGCACGTTTTCAAAGGATTTGCGTTCATCGCGTGGCCTCGGGTTGACTGCCTCTAACCATCCCGTTTTCGGATTTCGGCAGAAAGCATTGAGTATGCGCTGCGGACAGGGGTTTAACATAGCGTATGTATGGGTGTTTTTTAAAAATGGATCTTCGCCCAGCGTCGATGTATAGCTAGAATCGGAGTGCAACCAAGGGATTTCCATGAGCCTTGTTCTGGACAAAATGCCTCTCCGCGAGTCGACCCCGGCTGGCTGGTTTGAGGTTATTATGAGCGATTTTCCACGTTTTATGCAGGATCATGCATCCTGTGAACGCAAAGCCTCGGCCAATGCCATGGCTCTGGTGAAGCAATTTGCCGATTATGAGGCCCTGGTCGAGCCCATGATTTGCCTCGCCAAAGAGGAATTGGCCCATTTTCATGAGGTCTACCGCATTTTGCATAGACGCGGGATCCCCCTGGGAGCCGATGAAAAGGACCCTTATGTCACAGCCCTTCTTAAGTCAGTGAGGCATAGTAAGGACGAATATTTCCTCGATCGTCTTTTGGTCGGATCCCTGATCGAAGCCCGCAGCTGCGAGCGTTTTACGATCGTGGCCGAAGGCTTGCAGGATCCTGAACTAGCCCCATTCTATCAGCGGCTGGCGCGGGAAGAGGCGGGGCATTTCCGGGTCTTTCTGCGGCTGGCTCGACATTATTTTCCCGAGCAAAAAGTCCACGATCGTTTACAGTATCTGCTTGATGCGGAGTCCACAGCGATGCGCGCTGTGCCGGTCCGAGCTGCTGTCCATTAATCAGGAGTATGAGCGCCATGGGTTTACGTGAACTCTTTCAAAACCATCTGCAGACCCTGCAGACAGAAACAGCCAAAACCCTGGCTGAGCTGAATCTGGACGGCCTCGTCCTGAGTGCCGGGGCACCGGGCTGGTATTTTGAAGATGATCAGAATCCACCCTTTCGCAGCAATCATCACTTCCGCCACTGGTGCCCGATGGAAGGCTGCCATCACCTGCTGCTCGTCATGCCCGGGGAAAAGCCTCAGCTGCGGCTCTACCAGCCCGCTGATTTCTGGCATGAAGTGAAGGCTTTCGAGCCTGATTTTTGGGGCGATTCCTTTAAAGTGCAGACCTTCACCGACGAGGACAAGCTTTGGGATCATCTGGGTGAAGGTCGCCGCATCGCCTATCACGGACCCGAGCAGGAGAAAGCGCGCAAGGCTCAACTCCTGACCGATGTTCCCGGACTCCTCGCGCGACTGAACTGGGCGCGGCTCGTGAAAACGCCTTATGAAATCCAGTGTCTTTTGGAAGCCACACGCAAGGCCGCGGCCGGACACAAGGCTGCGGAGCGTTCGTTCCGTCAGGGCGGAAGTGAGCTTGATATTCATTTTGCCTTTATGCAGGCCGCCCGCAGTCAGGAGCAGGATCTGCCCTATGAGAATATCATCGCTTTGAATGAAAAAGCCGCCTACCTGCATTATCAGGCCAAGCGTGATGAGGTGCACAACGGCAAAGTCCTTTTGATCGATGCCGGCGCATCCTCGCGCGGCTATGGATCGGACATCACCCGCACCTATGCGACCGAAGATGCGCCCGAGGAATTTCAGGCTCTGCTCGCTGACATGACCACGCTGCAGGCTGGTCTGGTCGCTGCCATCACACCGAATGTGATGATGGGTGATCTGCATGTGCTCGCCCATCAGAAAATCGCCGAACTTTTGATTCGGCATAAGATCATCTTGGATTGCGATGCGCAGAAGGCCATCGATCTTGGCTTTACCATGGCATTCTTCCCGCATGGCCTCGGCCACATGCTGGGACTCTTCGTGCATGATGTCGCCGGGAAACAGCTCGATCGTGAAGGGGCCATGGCCTCGCCCGATCCGCGCTTTCCGAAACTGCGCACCACCCGTCCCCTGCAGCCTGGAACGCTCGTTACGATCGAGCCCGGCGTCTACTTCATCAAAATGCTGCTCGATCCCATTCGTCAAAGCGCAAATAGCCGCAATTTGAATTGGGCCTTGATCGATCGCCTGATGCCCTGCGGCGGCATCCGCATCGAGGACAACATTCATATCCACGATCAGGGCGTGCGGAACATCACGCGTGAGTTCCTGCCTTGACCCTTTGATCGGCTCCCTTCCGCCCCCATTTCTCGAAGGCTACATGTTGGACGCATGTAGCCTTTAGCCTATGCATCGCAACCAGCGTAGCCAACCCATATTAAAAGTCGCCGGGCGCCAGCCACCTGCCAGAATCCCTGTAGGTTTGTGGATACAGAAGTTTTGTCCCTTTTTTCCTTCACTGATCACACTGCCCTTCATCGAAAATTTTTCTGGCTTTCATTCCATGTTGTTCGCAAAGAATTTTAATCGGAAAGAGTCGCATGTAAACGGCGACAGAACAGAAATCGAAACAGGTGTGGACTCGAAAATTTTTAAAGCGGTGTTTGCCTTGCGATGACAGACGAATCATCTTCGATAAAAGCACTGAACAGCATGGTTTTGCGGGGGTGAAAGACAGCGATTTCAAGGCGTGTTTTTGAAGGCGTTCTTTTGTTCTGAAAGAGTCTTCATGAAAAATGTCATTGATAACTCAAAGCAGAGAACCTTATAAGAAGCGAGTCGAGCGAAATTTCTTCGGAACGGAAGCTTCGATAAAAAAATTCCATTCGAGAGGGTCGTTTAATCTCTATGAGTACTCCACTCTTCTTGGATCCGTCGGCTGTTTACACGCTTACACCCATAATCTGGATTGGAATCTGTGTTCTTTGCTGGCTGAACCTGTCATGGGGAGTCGCTCTCTCGGGCTTGATTGTTCCCGGCTTTCTGGTGCCCTTGATCCTTATCTATCCCGCATCGGGCGCGCTTGTCCTGGTTGAAGCCATCATTACCTGGGGCATAACCCGTGCGCTCTGCCGCATGCTGCCGAAACTCTCGATGGGATCGAGCTTTTTCGGTCGCGACCGCTTCTTCGCGCTGGTGCTCTGCAGCATCTTTGTTCGCATCTTTATCGAAGGTGGTCTGCTCCCATGGATTCCTGGTCTTGAGATCCGGGCGACGGCGTTTGGTTTGATCCTTGTGCCTTTGATTGCCAATCAGCTTTGGAAACCGGGTTTGACAAGAGGTTTGGTGGGACTTGGCGCTGCGGTTGGCTTGACCTTTATGCTGTTCAGTTTCATTTTCGTACCGCTCAGTAATTTCAGTTTGGCAAACCTCGCGCAGCAGATGGATCTGACCACGCAGTATCTCCCCGATTCGCCCCAGAGCTATATCATCCTCCTGACCACCATTTTCCTGGCGTCACGGCTGAATCTCCATTTTGGTTGGGACTTCTCGGGCATTATGTTTCCGGGTTTGATCGCGCTCTCGCTCTTTGATCCCGCGCGCCTTGTCAGCACGATCTTTGAAACCATGGTGCTCGTGATCCTGGCCAAACTCCTGATGCTCTGGCCTCCAATCCGGGCACGGGCCCTGACCGGGGCTTACAGTCTCGCCTTTTTCTTTACGCTCAGCTTTATCTATAAGATCCTTCTGGGAAGCCTGATTCCCCAGATCATGGCATCCGGTCGATCCGAGGACTTCCTGGGCCTTGGCTATATCATGTCGAGCCTCTTCGCGATCAAGATCTGTCGCCTGAAAAATCAAGCCTCCAACCTTGCGTCCACCCTGACTCAGGCTTCCATACTGGGTCTTGTGGTCGGGCTTTTGTGTTCCACCGTTTTGAGCGGAGTCGGCTCTCTCTTTCTCGCGACTCCCGTTCAGGCGGTGAGCATGGAAACGAAAGCGTATGATTCCGGTGACAGTCGTCAGGCTCTCGTTATTCATTCAGATAAGGATCTTGGCAGCGCGATGGCCGAAGCCATGCAGGCAGGACTCTTTGCCGAGGCTTATTCCGAAGCCTATACGCCGCCCGGGAAAAATTTTCTGGATCAGCTGATGCGCGAGCTGGTCAAACCTCTTCTGCAAATCGCCAATCAAAAAAATGTTCTGCTGTCCGAGCAAAGGCCCGGTTTGAGTTCGCAGCTTCAGGCCGAACTTCGTCCTCTGGCATCGGCGGCGAAACGCCTGGGTTTTTCCCTCGAAATCATTCCCGGCGATAAAGTGCAAAAACCCAAAGTGCTGCTAAGAGATCGCGTGGCAGGACGTAACCTTGGTCTTATGATCGTCACGATCAAGCCCGACCAGGCCGTGGGTCTTGCCGTCGGCGATCCTTTCCGCGACAGGAATACTTTGGAATTTGGTCTTTGGAGTCTTGAGCATCAGAATCTTGCGT
The Oligoflexus sp. DNA segment above includes these coding regions:
- the pepQ gene encoding Xaa-Pro dipeptidase, with protein sequence MGLRELFQNHLQTLQTETAKTLAELNLDGLVLSAGAPGWYFEDDQNPPFRSNHHFRHWCPMEGCHHLLLVMPGEKPQLRLYQPADFWHEVKAFEPDFWGDSFKVQTFTDEDKLWDHLGEGRRIAYHGPEQEKARKAQLLTDVPGLLARLNWARLVKTPYEIQCLLEATRKAAAGHKAAERSFRQGGSELDIHFAFMQAARSQEQDLPYENIIALNEKAAYLHYQAKRDEVHNGKVLLIDAGASSRGYGSDITRTYATEDAPEEFQALLADMTTLQAGLVAAITPNVMMGDLHVLAHQKIAELLIRHKIILDCDAQKAIDLGFTMAFFPHGLGHMLGLFVHDVAGKQLDREGAMASPDPRFPKLRTTRPLQPGTLVTIEPGVYFIKMLLDPIRQSANSRNLNWALIDRLMPCGGIRIEDNIHIHDQGVRNITREFLP
- a CDS encoding poly-gamma-glutamate biosynthesis protein PgsC/CapC; this translates as MSTPLFLDPSAVYTLTPIIWIGICVLCWLNLSWGVALSGLIVPGFLVPLILIYPASGALVLVEAIITWGITRALCRMLPKLSMGSSFFGRDRFFALVLCSIFVRIFIEGGLLPWIPGLEIRATAFGLILVPLIANQLWKPGLTRGLVGLGAAVGLTFMLFSFIFVPLSNFSLANLAQQMDLTTQYLPDSPQSYIILLTTIFLASRLNLHFGWDFSGIMFPGLIALSLFDPARLVSTIFETMVLVILAKLLMLWPPIRARALTGAYSLAFFFTLSFIYKILLGSLIPQIMASGRSEDFLGLGYIMSSLFAIKICRLKNQASNLASTLTQASILGLVVGLLCSTVLSGVGSLFLATPVQAVSMETKAYDSGDSRQALVIHSDKDLGSAMAEAMQAGLFAEAYSEAYTPPGKNFLDQLMRELVKPLLQIANQKNVLLSEQRPGLSSQLQAELRPLASAAKRLGFSLEIIPGDKVQKPKVLLRDRVAGRNLGLMIVTIKPDQAVGLAVGDPFRDRNTLEFGLWSLEHQNLAFLLAPTVHPRTRFDGAAALTHAANRINFLTAVLSQLDEASFPGMRIVELTAAPVDQKRQQLLMNPSVASDEGMVLQKWVHDLEQYGMQTVNGSDVAPTLVFESTLSLLRKQLYTVQIPAWVQRRMVPLLAPAEWEARWPLMNRPLVQGEAVPQSTLLSDSLSKEALQDIRSYLVDNNPFKLLNAEAQDPLLHFDLMKVERNYYLLVQRQQTTHVALLTGFPFGTDNSSGLALSKRTSAL
- a CDS encoding tRNA-(ms[2]io[6]A)-hydroxylase; the encoded protein is MSLVLDKMPLRESTPAGWFEVIMSDFPRFMQDHASCERKASANAMALVKQFADYEALVEPMICLAKEELAHFHEVYRILHRRGIPLGADEKDPYVTALLKSVRHSKDEYFLDRLLVGSLIEARSCERFTIVAEGLQDPELAPFYQRLAREEAGHFRVFLRLARHYFPEQKVHDRLQYLLDAESTAMRAVPVRAAVH